In a genomic window of Streptomyces koelreuteriae:
- a CDS encoding S-adenosylmethionine:tRNA ribosyltransferase-isomerase: MTPAVRVPEELSARVPVEQRGPGLGRDAVRMLVSRGSEVAHHTFTELPRLLRAGDLLVVNTSATLAAAVDGWIGHARVVVHFSTSGDDGRWAVELREPDGRGTTRARAGGPVGTEVRLPGGVRLVLEEPLSGRSGRLWWARVAGPGVAGLLREHGRPIRYSYTERDQPLSVYQTVFALPSADGAGSAEMPSAARPFTARLVAELVGRGVWFAPVTLHTGVASAEAHEPPYPERFAVPAASARLINAARAGGGRVLAVGTTAVRAVESAAGADGVVRPRAGWTGLVVTPERGVRVVDGLLTGLHEPEASHLLMLEAIAGRAAMERGYEAALQGRYLWHEFGDVHLVLPGKAPHAVHCSSN; the protein is encoded by the coding sequence ATGACACCGGCCGTGCGGGTGCCGGAGGAGCTGTCGGCCCGGGTGCCGGTCGAGCAGCGGGGGCCCGGGCTGGGCCGGGACGCCGTACGGATGCTGGTGTCGCGGGGCTCCGAGGTGGCGCATCACACGTTCACGGAGCTGCCGCGGCTGTTGCGGGCGGGGGATCTGCTGGTGGTCAACACCTCGGCCACGCTGGCGGCGGCCGTCGACGGGTGGATCGGGCACGCACGCGTGGTCGTGCACTTCTCCACCTCCGGGGACGACGGCCGCTGGGCGGTGGAGCTGCGGGAGCCCGACGGGCGGGGCACCACGCGTGCGCGTGCGGGTGGGCCCGTGGGTACGGAGGTGCGTCTGCCGGGAGGAGTCCGGCTGGTGCTGGAGGAGCCGCTGAGCGGGCGGAGCGGGCGGCTGTGGTGGGCGCGGGTGGCCGGGCCCGGGGTCGCGGGGCTGCTGCGGGAGCACGGGCGGCCCATTCGCTACTCCTACACGGAGCGGGACCAGCCGCTGTCCGTCTACCAGACGGTGTTCGCGCTGCCGTCGGCGGACGGGGCGGGCTCCGCGGAGATGCCGAGTGCGGCGCGGCCCTTCACGGCGCGGCTGGTGGCGGAGCTGGTGGGCCGGGGGGTGTGGTTCGCGCCGGTCACGCTGCACACGGGGGTGGCGTCGGCGGAGGCGCACGAGCCGCCGTATCCGGAGCGCTTCGCGGTGCCCGCGGCGTCGGCGCGGCTGATCAACGCCGCGAGGGCCGGTGGGGGCCGGGTCCTGGCGGTCGGGACGACGGCGGTGCGGGCCGTGGAGTCGGCGGCGGGTGCCGACGGGGTCGTACGGCCGCGGGCCGGTTGGACCGGTCTGGTGGTGACACCGGAGCGCGGGGTGCGGGTGGTGGACGGGCTGCTGACCGGGCTGCACGAGCCGGAGGCCTCGCATCTGCTGATGCTGGAGGCGATCGCGGGGCGGGCTGCCATGGAGCGGGGCTACGAGGCCGCACTGCAGGGCCGTTACCTGTGGCACGAGTTCGGGGACGTGCACCTCGTCCTGCCCGGAAAGGCCCCTCACGCAGTGCATTGCTCAAGCAACTGA
- a CDS encoding SDR family NAD(P)-dependent oxidoreductase: MPVAIITGASKGLGRALAEALAGRGWDLVLDARGAEALAEAAEAVSAYGTRVTALPGDVTDAGHRAELVSAAWRLGGVDLLVHNASALGAEPLVRLEELPLEGLRRALEVNLVAGLGLVQEALPLLRASGAGTVVAVSSDAAAEAYETWGGYGASKAALDHLTAVLAVEEPGLRVWAVDPGDMATDLYAAAVPDDHDPRQEPAAVVPGFLRLLDERPASGRYGAPALLDGAR, from the coding sequence ATGCCGGTTGCGATCATCACCGGGGCCTCGAAAGGCCTGGGCCGTGCGCTCGCCGAGGCCCTGGCCGGGCGTGGCTGGGACCTGGTGCTCGATGCGAGGGGCGCCGAGGCGCTGGCGGAGGCGGCGGAGGCCGTCTCCGCGTACGGCACGCGGGTGACCGCCCTGCCCGGGGACGTCACCGACGCCGGGCACCGGGCGGAGCTGGTGTCGGCGGCGTGGCGGCTGGGCGGCGTCGACCTGCTGGTGCACAACGCGAGCGCGCTGGGCGCCGAGCCGCTGGTGCGGCTGGAGGAGCTGCCCCTGGAGGGGCTGCGCCGGGCGCTGGAGGTGAACCTCGTGGCGGGGCTCGGCCTGGTCCAGGAGGCGCTGCCGCTGCTGCGGGCTTCGGGGGCGGGCACGGTCGTCGCCGTCAGCTCGGACGCGGCGGCCGAGGCGTACGAGACCTGGGGCGGCTACGGGGCGTCCAAGGCGGCTCTGGACCATCTGACGGCGGTGCTCGCCGTGGAGGAGCCGGGGCTGCGGGTCTGGGCGGTGGATCCCGGGGACATGGCCACGGACCTGTATGCGGCGGCCGTACCGGACGATCATGATCCGCGGCAGGAGCCGGCGGCTGTGGTGCCGGGGTTCCTGCGGCTGCTGGACGAGCGTCCGGCGAGCGGGCGGTACGGGGCTCCGGCCCTGCTGGACGGGGCCCGATGA
- a CDS encoding GAF domain-containing sensor histidine kinase, which translates to MSHGPRSGLAAVSSALLAMSRHLEVRDVLKTIVASARELLDAQYAALGVPDDHGGFAQFVVDGVSEEQWKAIGPLPRQHGILAAMLHEARSERLADVRKDPRFEGWPKAHPDLVDFLGLPIRDGDEVIGALFLANKNCEKPEGGCGFTADDEELLGILAQHAAIALTNARLYERSRELTIAEERSRLAHELHDAVSQKLFSLRLTAQAAAALIDRDPGRAKGELHQVAALAAEAADELRAAVVELRPAALDEDGLVATLRTQVQVLDRAHSARVTFEGHGVKALPASQEEAVLRVAQEALHNALRHSGADHVDVTLDRRGAGAVLRVTDDGCGFDPQAVRRAGRHLGLVSMRDRASGAGGTLTVESVPGKGTTIEMEVPGG; encoded by the coding sequence ATGAGTCACGGTCCCCGGTCCGGCCTCGCCGCGGTGAGCTCCGCGTTGCTGGCCATGAGCAGGCATCTAGAGGTGCGCGACGTCCTCAAGACGATCGTCGCCTCGGCCCGCGAGCTGCTCGACGCGCAGTACGCCGCGCTCGGCGTGCCGGACGATCACGGCGGCTTCGCGCAGTTCGTGGTCGACGGCGTCAGCGAGGAACAGTGGAAGGCCATCGGCCCCCTCCCGCGCCAGCACGGCATCCTCGCCGCGATGCTCCACGAGGCCAGGTCCGAGCGCCTCGCCGACGTCCGCAAGGACCCCCGCTTCGAGGGCTGGCCGAAGGCCCACCCCGACCTGGTCGACTTCCTGGGCCTGCCGATCCGCGACGGCGACGAGGTGATCGGCGCGCTCTTCCTCGCGAACAAGAACTGCGAGAAGCCCGAGGGCGGCTGCGGCTTCACGGCGGACGACGAGGAACTCCTCGGCATCCTCGCCCAGCACGCCGCGATCGCCCTCACCAACGCCCGCCTCTACGAACGCAGCCGCGAACTGACCATCGCCGAGGAGCGCTCCCGCCTCGCCCACGAACTGCACGACGCGGTCAGCCAGAAGCTGTTCTCCCTGCGCCTCACCGCCCAGGCGGCAGCGGCCCTGATCGACCGCGATCCGGGCCGCGCCAAGGGCGAGTTGCACCAAGTGGCCGCGCTCGCCGCCGAGGCCGCCGACGAACTGCGCGCAGCGGTCGTCGAGTTGCGCCCCGCCGCCCTCGACGAGGACGGCCTCGTGGCCACCCTCCGCACACAGGTCCAGGTCCTCGACCGCGCCCACAGCGCCCGCGTGACCTTCGAGGGCCACGGCGTGAAGGCCCTGCCCGCATCCCAGGAGGAAGCCGTCCTGCGCGTCGCCCAGGAGGCCCTGCACAACGCCCTGCGCCACTCCGGCGCCGACCACGTCGACGTGACCCTGGACCGCCGCGGCGCCGGAGCCGTCCTGCGCGTCACGGACGACGGCTGCGGCTTCGACCCGCAGGCGGTGCGTCGCGCGGGGCGCCATCTGGGCCTGGTCTCCATGCGGGACCGGGCGAGCGGGGCCGGCGGCACGCTGACCGTGGAATCGGTGCCCGGCAAGGGCACCACGATCGAGATGGAGGTCCCCGGTGGCTGA